Proteins encoded within one genomic window of Sphingomonas cannabina:
- a CDS encoding glycoside hydrolase family 2 protein, whose product MTMIVKLAGALLGLALASGAVAQDAVYTGEVMTRWGREVTPENVWRSYPRPQMKRDKWLNLNGRWDYAITRAAAPQPAQWDGRILVPFPVEAKLSGVARKVTPDDRLWYRRSFTVPADWAGQNVKLNFGAVDYAARVWVNGAMVGAHEGGFDAFGFDITDYLRPGSNELVIQVADPTSAGSQPRGKQSLDPSGIWYTAVSGIWQTVWLEPVPKLHIADVRATPDIDRGVVEVDVALSGWANDTDAVRLTARSGGKAIASTLIRANRHTTLAIPNAHLWSPEDPFLYDLTAELVTVRDPYAGKPERDRVSYDARFTKGERDTYAAARVAGAPRDRVETYFAMRKISVGPGRVAGQPVLLLNNKPYFQNGTLDQGWWPDGLYTPPSEEAMKSDLVFLKKAGFNMLRKHIKVEPARYYYDADHLGMLIWQDMPSGGGEDQFVTGTSQSQAVFSSDLMAVHQNELARMVGGLRAFPSIVMWVVNNEGWGQYDSATLARYVKGMDPSRLVNADSGWLDVAPTVSDVFDIHTYEDVPRRPERQSVRAIVLGEYGGIGLPVEGHIWRPSKRNWGYQTAKDEGDYLARYRRKLEEVIRQAKDHGLSASVYTQTTDVEDEVNGLLTYDRAVAKAPAESLARIAAPLWESDGKR is encoded by the coding sequence ATGACGATGATCGTGAAGCTGGCGGGCGCGCTGCTGGGGCTGGCGCTTGCGTCGGGTGCGGTTGCGCAGGATGCGGTCTATACCGGCGAGGTGATGACGCGCTGGGGGCGGGAGGTGACGCCCGAGAACGTCTGGCGCAGCTATCCGCGTCCGCAGATGAAACGGGACAAGTGGCTGAACCTCAATGGCCGCTGGGACTATGCGATCACCCGCGCCGCCGCGCCGCAGCCGGCGCAGTGGGACGGCCGGATCCTCGTGCCGTTCCCGGTCGAGGCCAAGCTGTCCGGCGTCGCGCGCAAGGTCACGCCGGATGATCGGCTGTGGTATCGCCGCAGCTTCACCGTGCCGGCCGATTGGGCCGGGCAGAATGTGAAGCTGAACTTCGGCGCGGTCGACTATGCGGCGCGGGTGTGGGTCAACGGCGCGATGGTCGGGGCGCACGAGGGCGGCTTCGACGCGTTCGGTTTCGACATCACCGATTATCTGCGGCCGGGTAGCAACGAGCTGGTGATCCAGGTCGCCGACCCGACCAGCGCCGGCAGCCAGCCGCGGGGCAAGCAGTCGCTCGATCCGTCGGGCATCTGGTACACTGCCGTCAGCGGCATCTGGCAGACCGTGTGGCTCGAGCCGGTGCCGAAGCTCCATATTGCCGACGTGCGCGCGACGCCCGACATCGACCGCGGGGTGGTGGAGGTCGACGTCGCGCTCAGCGGCTGGGCCAATGACACCGATGCGGTGCGCCTGACCGCGCGGAGCGGCGGCAAGGCGATCGCCTCGACCCTGATCCGCGCCAATCGCCATACGACGCTGGCGATTCCGAATGCGCATCTCTGGTCGCCCGAGGACCCGTTCCTCTACGACCTGACCGCCGAGCTGGTGACGGTGCGCGATCCCTATGCCGGTAAGCCGGAGCGCGACCGCGTCTCCTATGATGCGCGCTTCACCAAGGGCGAGCGCGATACCTATGCCGCGGCGCGGGTCGCCGGCGCGCCGCGCGACCGGGTCGAGACCTATTTCGCGATGCGCAAGATCTCGGTCGGGCCGGGGCGCGTCGCCGGCCAGCCGGTGCTGCTGCTCAACAACAAGCCCTATTTCCAGAACGGCACGCTCGACCAGGGCTGGTGGCCCGACGGGCTCTACACGCCGCCGTCGGAGGAGGCGATGAAGAGCGACCTCGTCTTCCTCAAGAAGGCGGGATTCAACATGCTGCGCAAGCACATCAAGGTCGAGCCGGCGCGCTATTACTATGACGCCGATCATCTCGGGATGCTGATCTGGCAGGACATGCCGTCGGGCGGGGGCGAGGACCAGTTCGTCACCGGCACCAGCCAGAGCCAGGCGGTGTTCTCGTCCGACCTGATGGCGGTGCACCAGAACGAGCTCGCCCGCATGGTTGGCGGGCTGCGCGCCTTTCCGTCGATCGTGATGTGGGTGGTGAACAACGAAGGCTGGGGCCAGTATGATTCCGCGACGCTGGCGCGCTACGTCAAGGGCATGGACCCGAGCCGGCTGGTCAATGCCGACAGCGGCTGGCTCGACGTCGCGCCGACCGTGTCCGACGTGTTCGACATCCACACCTATGAGGACGTGCCGCGGCGGCCCGAGCGGCAGAGCGTGCGGGCGATCGTGCTCGGCGAATATGGCGGCATTGGCCTGCCGGTCGAAGGGCACATCTGGCGGCCTAGCAAGCGCAACTGGGGCTATCAGACCGCGAAGGACGAGGGCGACTATCTCGCCCGCTATCGCCGCAAGCTGGAGGAAGTGATCCGCCAGGCGAAGGACCATGGCCTCAGCGCCTCGGTCTATACCCAGACCACCGACGTCGAGGACGAGGTGAACGGCCTGCTCACCTACGACCGCGCGGTGGCCAAGGCGCCCGCCGAGTCGCTTGCCAGGATCGCCGCGCCGCTGTGGGAGAGCGACGGAAAGCGATGA
- a CDS encoding TonB-dependent receptor, with protein sequence MHARHAHRSRTVSRNRFTRDLMLSASVIVGFAGVAQAQDASPAAPAAQASQEAARASQEAARASQEAARASQEAAQASQEAGQASQQAAEDIVVTGYRQSIEASLEQKRNANAFVDVITAEDVGKFPDKNVADSLQRVPGVIIDRDGGEGSRVSIRGLSSDLTLTELNGNFIASADGDDPDRSFNYLLLPSNFIGSVEVFKSPEARLDEGGVGGVIINHTRKPFDLDPWSGSVQVEGTYADVSKKVEPTVSGMLSWHDPENRIGFLVGATYQERTNRTLSASGDSWHWWTDDKTTNPATDVNGNVFANDAAIDYWNSGQDAGTTTRDGTHYSGYWAPQSVAETIRDEKRKRLGIQATMQVKPFDNFTVTANYFRFQLNGNYTSSTIKIPEWGYGNFFTGATLDPSGTIFTGASFEVPPEGTGCRVPGNLCTMETPAPQDTYVRQKTVSNTYDVRGEWTHDRLGVNFVLGKTKATGGPSFQFFAQAKPRAGTVNGNMLSAWNFTDQSIAMQVSPDVLQNMLNGVAQIDLGSTGSGFTNSSISQRYAQVDVTRDFDSFIDSVQVGAKWRDGRVHRQTGRFEWYSDEANTLRFQDTPGGALALPEIFYPKSMGNIAGGFETNVFPAINIANYIDYLNKTYNGPVRVPEPQNVYDIGERIWAGYAQVNFKTDTIRGNLGVRVVNTKQTGTSTDTLYYEDDYCVNGPGGPFSPPPVGEDGNCLVIPQAQRERRVYSQNDESKSYTDVLPSFNIAWNVTPTLLARGAVSKVISRPGYGDLAGARSLTFNADPFVYDRAQFGALPGWFGNGGNFDLKPFNAWQYDLGLEWYFHRGSVVGVTLFRKDVSDFIVPVVVDLPQEVAGETVTVQQYATQANGSKAVSQGVEVYAQHTLDFGLGAQVNFTYNDTSIADVSLNGTNIGKSPLVGSAKTQINASVYYEHGPVLLRASYNRRGEVVRGLQSGLNVYDDPYEQVDLNASYDIFKNFQLTASVINLTKSEQRSHLGNDTKDRFVSNYYSGRRAYVGLAYKF encoded by the coding sequence ATGCACGCTCGTCACGCACACCGCTCGCGCACCGTTTCGCGTAACCGCTTCACCCGCGATCTCATGTTGTCGGCCAGCGTGATCGTCGGCTTCGCCGGCGTCGCGCAGGCGCAGGATGCGTCCCCGGCCGCTCCCGCCGCGCAGGCGTCGCAGGAGGCTGCGCGGGCGTCGCAGGAGGCGGCTCGGGCGTCGCAGGAAGCCGCCCGGGCATCGCAGGAGGCGGCACAGGCCTCACAGGAGGCCGGCCAAGCCTCGCAACAGGCCGCGGAAGACATCGTCGTCACCGGCTATCGCCAATCGATCGAGGCCAGCCTCGAGCAGAAGCGCAACGCCAATGCCTTCGTCGACGTGATCACCGCCGAGGACGTCGGCAAATTCCCCGACAAGAACGTCGCCGATTCGCTGCAGCGCGTGCCGGGCGTCATCATCGACCGCGACGGCGGCGAGGGTAGCCGGGTCAGCATCCGCGGCCTGAGCTCCGACCTGACGCTGACCGAGCTCAACGGCAATTTCATCGCCTCGGCCGACGGCGACGATCCGGACCGGTCGTTCAACTATTTGTTGCTGCCGTCGAATTTCATCGGCAGCGTCGAGGTGTTCAAGTCACCCGAGGCGCGGCTCGACGAGGGTGGTGTCGGCGGCGTCATCATCAATCACACGCGCAAGCCGTTCGACCTCGATCCGTGGTCCGGCAGCGTCCAGGTCGAAGGCACCTACGCCGACGTGAGCAAGAAGGTCGAGCCGACCGTCTCGGGCATGCTTTCATGGCATGATCCGGAAAACCGGATCGGCTTCCTGGTCGGTGCGACCTATCAGGAGCGCACCAACCGGACGCTCTCGGCGAGTGGCGACAGTTGGCATTGGTGGACCGACGACAAGACCACTAATCCCGCGACCGACGTCAACGGCAATGTCTTCGCGAACGACGCCGCGATCGATTATTGGAACAGCGGCCAGGATGCGGGCACGACCACCCGCGACGGGACGCACTATAGCGGCTATTGGGCGCCTCAGTCGGTAGCCGAGACCATTCGCGACGAGAAGCGCAAGCGGCTCGGCATCCAGGCGACGATGCAGGTGAAGCCGTTCGACAATTTCACGGTCACGGCGAACTATTTCCGTTTCCAGCTCAACGGCAACTACACGTCGAGCACCATCAAGATCCCGGAATGGGGCTACGGCAATTTCTTCACCGGCGCGACGCTCGACCCGAGCGGGACGATCTTCACCGGCGCCTCGTTCGAGGTGCCGCCGGAGGGAACCGGGTGCCGCGTCCCCGGCAATCTTTGCACGATGGAGACGCCGGCGCCTCAGGACACCTATGTGCGCCAGAAGACCGTTTCCAACACCTATGACGTGCGCGGCGAATGGACGCATGACCGTCTGGGCGTGAACTTCGTGCTCGGCAAGACGAAGGCGACCGGCGGGCCGTCGTTCCAGTTCTTCGCCCAGGCCAAGCCGCGCGCGGGGACGGTCAACGGCAACATGCTGAGCGCGTGGAACTTCACCGACCAGTCGATCGCGATGCAGGTCTCGCCCGACGTGCTGCAGAACATGCTGAACGGCGTCGCCCAGATCGATCTCGGCTCGACCGGTTCCGGCTTCACCAACAGCTCGATCTCGCAACGCTACGCACAGGTCGACGTGACGCGCGACTTCGACAGCTTCATCGACTCGGTCCAGGTCGGCGCCAAGTGGCGCGACGGCCGCGTTCACCGCCAGACCGGCCGCTTCGAATGGTATTCGGATGAGGCGAACACGCTGCGTTTCCAGGATACCCCTGGCGGCGCGCTGGCGCTGCCGGAAATCTTCTACCCCAAGTCGATGGGGAATATTGCCGGCGGCTTTGAGACCAATGTCTTCCCAGCGATCAACATCGCCAACTACATCGATTATCTGAACAAGACCTATAACGGACCGGTGCGCGTGCCCGAGCCGCAGAACGTCTACGACATCGGCGAGCGGATTTGGGCCGGTTACGCGCAGGTGAACTTCAAGACCGATACGATCCGAGGTAATCTCGGCGTCCGCGTCGTCAACACCAAGCAGACCGGCACCTCGACCGACACGCTGTATTATGAGGACGATTACTGCGTGAACGGCCCGGGCGGCCCGTTCTCGCCGCCGCCGGTCGGCGAGGACGGCAACTGCCTCGTGATCCCGCAGGCCCAGCGCGAGCGCCGGGTATACAGCCAGAACGATGAGTCGAAGAGCTACACCGACGTCCTGCCGAGCTTCAACATCGCGTGGAACGTGACCCCGACCCTGCTGGCTCGCGGTGCGGTTTCGAAGGTGATCTCGCGGCCGGGCTACGGCGATCTTGCCGGGGCGCGCTCGCTGACCTTCAATGCCGATCCGTTCGTCTACGACCGCGCGCAGTTCGGCGCCCTGCCGGGCTGGTTCGGCAACGGCGGCAATTTCGACCTGAAGCCGTTCAATGCGTGGCAGTACGACCTTGGCCTCGAATGGTATTTCCACCGCGGGTCGGTGGTCGGCGTGACGCTGTTCCGCAAGGACGTCTCCGATTTCATCGTGCCCGTCGTGGTCGACCTGCCGCAGGAGGTCGCCGGCGAGACGGTGACGGTCCAGCAATATGCCACCCAGGCCAACGGCTCCAAGGCGGTGTCGCAGGGCGTCGAAGTCTATGCCCAGCATACGCTGGATTTCGGTCTCGGCGCGCAGGTCAACTTCACCTACAACGACACCTCGATCGCCGACGTGAGCCTGAACGGCACCAATATCGGCAAGTCGCCGCTGGTGGGCAGCGCCAAGACGCAGATCAACGCGTCGGTGTATTACGAGCACGGACCGGTGCTGCTGCGTGCGTCGTACAACCGTCGCGGCGAGGTCGTTCGGGGCCTGCAATCCGGCCTGAACGTCTATGACGATCCGTACGAGCAGGTCGACCTCAACGCGTCGTACGACATCTTCAAGAACTTCCAGCTGACCGCCTCGGTCATCAACCTGACCAAGTCGGAGCAGCGGTCGCATCTCGGCAACGACACCAAGGATCGTTTCGTTTCGAACTATTATTCGGGGCGCCGTGCCTATGTCGGCCTCGCGTACAAGTTCTGA
- a CDS encoding glycoside hydrolase family 43 protein, with the protein MRKSLAGIAAAAALGLSGWAFAENPIVPGWYADPEIRVFAGRYWIYPTLSDDSDPPEASPRFSAEQAQARKRRTVRPSYVKQTYFDAFSSPDLVHWTRHRRVLSTETVAWAAYAVWAPSVIEVKGRYYMFFGANDIQSDQEQGGIGLAVSDRPEGPFKDALGKPLIGAFHSGAQPIDPFVFRDDDGQVYLYYGGWSHCNVVRLSDDLRSVVPFADGTTYKEITPPGYVEGSFVIKRKGVYYLMWSEGGWTGPDYSVAYAMGPSPLGPFKPMGKILQQDFRIARGAGHHSVVNVPGTDDWYIAYHRRPLGDDIGEHRQLAVDRMIFNPDGTIRPVVMTNEGVTPRPIGHARTGGE; encoded by the coding sequence ATGAGAAAGAGTCTCGCCGGCATCGCGGCGGCAGCGGCGCTGGGGCTGTCGGGATGGGCATTCGCCGAGAACCCGATCGTGCCCGGCTGGTATGCCGATCCGGAGATCCGGGTGTTCGCCGGCCGCTACTGGATCTATCCGACCCTGTCGGACGATTCCGACCCACCGGAGGCGAGCCCGCGATTCTCGGCGGAGCAGGCGCAGGCGCGCAAGCGGCGGACCGTCCGGCCGTCCTACGTCAAGCAGACCTATTTCGACGCCTTCTCCTCGCCTGACCTCGTCCACTGGACCAGGCATCGCCGCGTGCTCAGCACCGAGACCGTCGCCTGGGCGGCCTATGCGGTGTGGGCGCCCTCGGTGATCGAGGTGAAGGGGCGCTACTACATGTTCTTCGGCGCCAACGACATCCAGAGCGACCAGGAGCAGGGCGGCATCGGCCTCGCCGTCAGCGACCGGCCGGAAGGGCCGTTCAAGGATGCGCTCGGCAAGCCGCTGATCGGTGCCTTCCACAGCGGCGCGCAGCCGATCGACCCGTTCGTGTTCCGCGACGATGACGGACAGGTCTATCTCTATTACGGCGGCTGGAGCCACTGCAACGTCGTGCGCCTGAGCGACGACCTGCGTTCGGTGGTGCCGTTCGCCGACGGCACGACCTACAAGGAGATCACGCCGCCCGGCTATGTCGAGGGCTCGTTCGTGATCAAGCGCAAGGGCGTCTATTATCTGATGTGGTCGGAGGGCGGCTGGACCGGGCCCGACTACAGCGTCGCCTATGCCATGGGGCCGAGCCCGCTCGGGCCGTTCAAGCCGATGGGCAAGATCCTGCAACAGGACTTTCGCATCGCGCGCGGGGCGGGGCATCATTCGGTGGTCAACGTGCCCGGCACCGACGACTGGTACATCGCCTATCACCGCCGGCCGCTTGGCGACGATATCGGTGAGCATCGCCAGCTCGCGGTCGACCGGATGATCTTCAATCCGGACGGGACGATCCGGCCGGTGGTGATGACCAATGAGGGCGTGACGCCGCGGCCGATCGGCCACGCGCGAACAGGAGGAGAGTGA